One genomic region from Natrinema caseinilyticum encodes:
- the glmS gene encoding methylaspartate mutase subunit S, producing the protein MVLHTMSQTVVLGVIGSDAHVVGITILEQALSAAGFEVVNLGVQTSQEEFAEAAVAHDAEAVLVSSLYGHAEQDCQGFHSVLEDAGVDAVSYIGGNLAVGQDDFEQTRRTFRELGFDRVFDSETDPEEAIAALREDLQIKPTESERATISS; encoded by the coding sequence ATGGTTCTGCATACGATGTCCCAAACGGTCGTCCTCGGCGTGATCGGCTCCGATGCCCACGTCGTTGGCATCACAATACTCGAGCAAGCCCTCAGTGCAGCCGGCTTCGAAGTCGTGAACCTCGGCGTCCAGACCTCCCAGGAGGAGTTCGCCGAGGCCGCGGTAGCCCACGACGCCGAGGCTGTACTGGTTTCTTCGCTCTACGGCCACGCCGAACAGGACTGCCAGGGATTCCACAGCGTCCTCGAGGACGCGGGCGTCGACGCGGTCAGTTACATCGGCGGCAACCTCGCCGTCGGTCAGGACGACTTCGAGCAGACCCGGCGGACGTTCCGTGAGCTCGGATTCGACCGCGTCTTCGACTCTGAAACGGATCCAGAGGAGGCGATCGCCGCACTTCGCGAAGACCTCCAGATCAAACCGACGGAGTCGGAACGGGCAACTATCAGTTCGTAG